The DNA region CGAACTTCGTCGAAGCCCACGTTCGGCTTCCCATTGAGCAGGGCGAGGCTGCGGGCGGCGGCGCCGATCGCGATCGCGGCGCGAGGGGAGCTGCCGTACTTCACGAAGGTCCGCACCGGATCGGGCGCGTCGGCGGAGGTCGGGTGCGACGCGGCGACCACCCGCGCGATGTAGTTGGCGACGGCCCGCGGCAGGTGCACGTTGTCCACCAGCGAAAACAAGTCGCTCAGATCTGCGGCCGTCAGGACCGGCGCCAACGGTGGTGGTTCTCCGTGGACGCGAGTGAGGAGGATCTCCTCCAGCACCGCGCGTTCGACGCCGGCGATCTCGACCTTGAACATGAAGCGGTCGAGCTGCGCTTCGGGCAGCGGGTACGTGCCTTCGAGCTCGATCGGATTCTGCGTGGCCAGCACGAAGAAGGGTGACGGCAGCGGCCGCGTTTCACCAAACGTCGTCACCCTCCGCTCCTGCATCGCCTCGAGCAGCGCCGATTGTGTTTTGGGAGAAGCGCGATTAATCTCGTCGGCCAGGAGAAGGTTCGTGAAGATCGGTCCAGGATGAAAGACGAACTGCCGTTGACCCTCCCGCTCCTGCAGGATGTGGCTGCCGATGATGTCGGTCGGCAGCAGGTCCGGCGTGAACTGGATGCGACGGACCTCGAGCGAGAGCAGCCGCGACAGCGCTTTGACGAGCTCGGTCTTTCCCAGGCCTGGCAGGCCTTCGAGCAGCACATGTCCGCCCGCGAGCAGCGCCGTGACGACCTCGTCGATGACCTGATCCTTGCCGAGGATCACGCGGCGCAGCTCGGCGACGACCCGCGCGATCTTCCGCTGGCCGTCGGCAACAGGATCGGGAGAAAGGAGTGTGGGTGTCTCGTTCATTTTTTCACGGCGGCAGCGTCGAAATATTTCTTCACGGCACTTTGATGTCGAGGCGCGAGCGAACGGCGCCACGCGCCCTGGCCATATCCTGCCGAGTACTGTCGGGCAATCGACGATCCGCCCTGGACTGGTGCTT from Acidobacteriota bacterium includes:
- a CDS encoding AAA family ATPase; translation: MNETPTLLSPDPVADGQRKIARVVAELRRVILGKDQVIDEVVTALLAGGHVLLEGLPGLGKTELVKALSRLLSLEVRRIQFTPDLLPTDIIGSHILQEREGQRQFVFHPGPIFTNLLLADEINRASPKTQSALLEAMQERRVTTFGETRPLPSPFFVLATQNPIELEGTYPLPEAQLDRFMFKVEIAGVERAVLEEILLTRVHGEPPPLAPVLTAADLSDLFSLVDNVHLPRAVANYIARVVAASHPTSADAPDPVRTFVKYGSSPRAAIAIGAAARSLALLNGKPNVGFDEVRRVAAPAMAHRLVLDYAARLEGWNGRRVVTALLEAVPEVERGLPSTLQAK